The genomic interval CGGTGTCTTCACGGAATAAGACGTACGGACTCGAAATGGGTTAAAACGGTTTCTTTGACATTGCACAGAATCCCAACGCTTTTTGCAGAAAGTGCAGTTTTTTGTAAGTCGACGCGTGTTCGGGTGACCAATACCACTGAAAGGGAGCGTTGCATTGCTGGACGAAGAACAAAAGTCGCTTTTTATGACCTGGCTGGGTGAGCATGGCTCATCGGTCATGAAAGTGGCGCGTGCATACACTCTCACCAGCGAGGAGTGCCAGGATCTTGCACAAGAGATTCTGCTGCAGGCTTGGCGCTCCCTGCCGAATTTTGAAGGTAAAGCAAACGCCGTGACGTGGTTCTATCGAGTGGCATTGCATACTGCGATGAACTGGCATCGAAAAGACCGACGCCGACGCTTACGGCAGCAACCGCTGCTGGAAGTGCAAGCGCTCGCGGCGGAAGACGCGAACAGCGCCGAACAGTGTCAGCATCGAGATACCGTTGAGCAGCTCTACAAAGCCATCCAGCAACTACCGCAAACCGATGCCGCGCTGGTGCTGCTGTATCTCGATGAACTGAGTTATGGAGAGATGGCCGAAGTGTTGGGCATCTCTGAAAGTAACGTCGGCGTGAAGCTGAATCGAGCGAAAAAAGTGCTGAGCGAACTGATGAAAGGAGAGTCACATGGCGCCTGACCATTTTCAGGAGGCATGGCAGGCGCAGGCGTCACGGACACGCGTCAAGGTCTATGCCGACTTGCTGTTGAAAGAAGTACAGCGCGATCAGCGAAACTATCAAGTCAAGAGCTTCCGGGCAAAATCCTTGGCCGTCGGAATGGTCCTTCTTTCACTCCCTGTTTGGTTTTATTTTTGCGCCGCTTGGTACATGGCGGTGCCGGTGATTGTTTGGGTGACGGTACTAGAAGTTGTATTCATCTGGGAGTGCCGAAATCGGTTCTCGTATCACTCGCAAAAGCCCAAAGAATCTGGTGAACCGTTACTTCAATTTGTGAAAGAGTCCTTGTATCAGGTGGAACGAGAAATCTCGGGGGCGCGCCTCGTTTTCTGGTGGGTTGTCCTGCCGGCGTCCATCTCCTTCCTGGCATTCATGGTCTTCTTTGGATCGGAATCGCCCCGAAAAAGCACGCCTCTGTCGCTCTTCGACCTGAGAGGCATTGTGATCACATTGCCGGTGCTCATGTATTCCATCAGTCAATTCGGCGTCCGTTTTCGGCTTGAGCCGCGACGTCAGGAACTGCTGACGCTCCTCACAAGCCTCGACGACGAAACAAGGAATGACGACGGACAACATCCGTTTTCGGCAGACATGGGGACCGGTTCGGCTCTGGCGGAGCCTGTCCCCATGTCTGCCAGGCAATCCACGCCCCCTCACCTACAAGGCACTCGACCAATGAACAACAAGAGACTGATCGACATCTCGCTGGTAGTGGTGTTTCTGGCGGCCAATATTGGCATCCTCTACATGTTCAGGGGCCGCTTCACTGGCGCGCCGCCAATCTCACCAAGCTCGACTTTTGCC from Schlesneria paludicola DSM 18645 carries:
- a CDS encoding RNA polymerase sigma factor, which codes for MLDEEQKSLFMTWLGEHGSSVMKVARAYTLTSEECQDLAQEILLQAWRSLPNFEGKANAVTWFYRVALHTAMNWHRKDRRRRLRQQPLLEVQALAAEDANSAEQCQHRDTVEQLYKAIQQLPQTDAALVLLYLDELSYGEMAEVLGISESNVGVKLNRAKKVLSELMKGESHGA
- a CDS encoding tetratricopeptide repeat protein, encoding MAPDHFQEAWQAQASRTRVKVYADLLLKEVQRDQRNYQVKSFRAKSLAVGMVLLSLPVWFYFCAAWYMAVPVIVWVTVLEVVFIWECRNRFSYHSQKPKESGEPLLQFVKESLYQVEREISGARLVFWWVVLPASISFLAFMVFFGSESPRKSTPLSLFDLRGIVITLPVLMYSISQFGVRFRLEPRRQELLTLLTSLDDETRNDDGQHPFSADMGTGSALAEPVPMSARQSTPPHLQGTRPMNNKRLIDISLVVVFLAANIGILYMFRGRFTGAPPISPSSTFAEAIQRGSDAFEKKDYDRAIVAWDEAIRIDPNHSEAHRYRGDAWMNKYEFDKALSEYDEAIRLDPQNGSPYLSKGMIWTEKGEADKAIAAFEEACRLNPRIADGRTYKRYLAAAESLRRKPQDPKFTEAIQRGSKAFQKRDYDGAIVAWDDAIRIDPNHSKAHRYRGDASLNKRDNEKALSEYDEAIRLDSKNAMAYCSRGAAWTEKRESDKAIADFDEAIRLDPTIADKPFYKRYRAAAESLRAAKPASPKE